One Helicoverpa zea isolate HzStark_Cry1AcR chromosome 30, ilHelZeax1.1, whole genome shotgun sequence genomic window, GATGAAATCCTGATGTTAAGACTTGTTACGTCACAGCGAACGAACTGTCACATCTTtcattcattgcgtttagtaatAGCTTTGAAGAACGATAATGTCCAACTCTGTATGCATAGGAATAAAAGTTGTTTTCCAGtttaattgtattgtaatttgAGGAAAGTagattacttttttatattatatacattatgattttttttaccataaaaGAGCACTATTTACTATAAAGTtacgtttaatttttttgacaaACGCACATACCAGTGATTGCGCGTCACCTCATtatatataatctgtggttctCCTTCATGTTTACTTGTTAGTACTTATCGGAAGTGTATAGTTTCGTATTTACTTACAAGTTATTTGAAGTTATTAATTTTCGATAATGGAGTCAAAGAAACATGTCTTTAGCCCCatcgaaaaaaaacattttctagatgtacttaaaaagtacagTAACGTTATAGAAAATAAGGATACAGACGGAGCTACGTTAAAGCACAAAAACGACGCTTGGATTCGTGTTACGGCCGAATATAATGCTAGCCCTCTCACTACAAAACAGGTAAGTGGCTGCTAAATACATAGAATTACATACCATATCATATTCATTCATCACATACTCATGTTTTTGTGCtttatttaagaagtgttatgtatatttatcattCATCAGATCACACCATACCTACCTCGAAAGGCAGAGGTGTAGTTTCTAATGTATCAATAAGGGTTGGAGTGTACGTAACGGGACACTGAGGAAAAAagacttagaaaatttttgcaaaaaattatttttttgtattttgtttattttctcgattctatcgtatagaacaccaaaaaataaggcgaaaagcaTCTGGGTGATTTTTGTCTCCGACCAACCGTTTGTCGTCTAAACGATGTCGAAGGGATTCCATTATAAAGGCACCAGggacttagaaaataaaaaacattttttttttatttcgctcAAATCGTTGTTTTCTTGATTCTATCGTATAGAACACCtaaaaataaggcgaaaagcaTCTGGGTTATTTTTGTCTCCGACCAACCGTTTGTCGTAAAAACGATGGCGAAAAGCATCTGGGTGATTTTTGTCTCCGACCAACCGTTTGTGTTTTTGCACTTCAAGTTAGGGAGTCGATAGTGTCATGCAATGGAATTCCAGAAACTCCCAATGTAGGCTTGACTATGACTTTCAAGGTCATTCGACCTTGACCTCCAGAATCACGACCGTCACCTCAAGGTCACTAACCATTAATATTGACCCAAATTTAGGATACAAGAGCGAACGAAGCGAGCTCGGAGCATGGGGCACCCCGACTCGGATAGGTTAGGTTAGAAGGGATAAATagaaacgaatcgctgcaaatcCGACCCCACGTGGTCTAGTTTGTCCCAACCCTAGAGAGCAATTCAAAAGCGCGTAGGCGCGTAGGGGCGAGGCGGCCCGCGAGCTGAGGAGCAGGTGGTTATTACGCTTGTCGCCgcagctgaggctggccggcggagccggccagcaagccaaAGCTGCGGCGGTAAGCGTAGtaaccatctgcgacgacaaGCTCGCGTGGGACCGCCGGAGcaccgcagcgccggagccgtcaCAGAAAACCTTTGGATTGCATGTCCCTTTTTTgacatatacaatttttttaacactCGACTACGCTTACGTATGTATGGCTTTCACAGGggaagacacacacacacacacacacacacacacgcttcCTTGTCTATTCAAGGAAATCACGGATCTTGCTTTTCGGAATTTCAACCTTGTCTCAAGGTCAATGACTATGAGGACAAGGTCAGTGACATAATTAGAATCGCGGATGTTACTTAAAAAATTTTGACCTTGACTTCAAGGTCATTGATCTTGACCTCAAGATCAAGGACTATGAAGACAAGGTCAGTGACCTTAATAGAATCGcggattttacttaaaaattttgaccttgacctcaagGTCAAGGACCACGAGGACAAGGTCAGTTACCTTACTAGAATCGCggattatacataaaaatggaCCTTGACCTCAAGTCATTGACCTTGACCTCAAGGTCAAGGACCATAAGGACAAGGTCAGTGACCTAACTAGAATCGgggattttacattaaaaattgaCCTTGAGGTCAAGGTCACTGACCTTGAATGACCTTGAGGTGCACCATGGTGTTTCCCCACCCTTCTACTCCCACATCCCACCGGGTCCCGAAGGCTTGATTAGGCGATAGATTTTGGTGAAATTTTTCTAAGTCTTTTTTTCATAGTGTCCCGTTTCGTATCCACTGACCTCAATAAGTGTATGCACatggttttttttatattttaggcaACAGTTAAACAACTACGGCGCTTGTGGGTTAACACAAAGCAGCGTCAAAGGGAGGCCTTGACGAAAGAACGCCAACATAGGCTAGCTACTGGAGGAGGGCCATCTATCAGCGATGCTGTCGTTGACCCTGATGTGTCCATGGTGGCCCCAGCTCTGATTGTTGGAATCGATAATGCGATTGATTCCGATTTAGTTGAAGgtgtttatagtttttattcaaataatctttTTAAACATTGTCTTGTTAAACATTgactataattaatttaatattatttttagagtcTTCGCAGTCGCAAACACCAGACGCCGTAGAAATAGAGCATTATGTTTTAGACGATGTTTCGCAGACATCCGTCATTTCCCACGAGCAAGCCACCGAAGATCAAATAGTACTGCCTGCCTCACCAATCCCTTCCACATCCCAAGTATCCCAACCCTTCATAACAACCATCCCACCTGCCATCCTACCTGCACGTTCTAACACTAGAACAGGTTTAAAAAATAGTGTGATAGAGCAGGAGTACAAGGATAGATCTGTGCGGGCCACAGAAAAACACAATATAGAGATGCAGATTTTAAAAGAACAGCTAAGGGAAGCCAAAGCAAAGGCAGACTTAGCTgaacttattttaaaagaaaagcaAAATTCAACAGGTTAGTtggataaaaattgtttttttttgttttgtttacattttgtcagttttttttatttaatgttttttgttttgttacaggTCATACCACAAACAATTAATGTTTATGCacacatttttataattgtaataaatgatagtaataagttaataattgtTTCATTTATCTCAATAATACTCAAAGTCATGGTacaatgtaaaatattaattacactttaattaaaaaatatatatattaataatataacaaattatataacattgcctcaataaaaactaaaataattaacaattggCAGGTATtagaaaataactaaataaaaacattataaaactttaatatctattggtaataattttctattatagTACTTCTGACTACGAACCCTGCGCTTGTACTAGCCATTACAGTAGTTTCGTTTGCACCATCCTCTTGATCAGAATGGGAATCAATACCCAATGCCATGTTATCATTTAAAATCAGTGATAAATTATGTAACACTGCACAGGCTACAATAATAAGGGACACTGTTTGTAACTTGTTACCAAGGCCTTTTGATAAGCATGGAAACCGACGTTTCCAAATTCCAAATGTTCTTTCAACAATGTTTCTAGTTTTGATTTGTGCTCGGTTATACCGTATTTGAGGAGGATCTTCAGGAGTTGGCCTAATTGGTGTAAGCATAAATGGCAATGTTGGATAACCACTATCACCTACTAGTTTACCATTTAGCACACCTTGAGTATACTTCATGTATACCCTGgacatttgaaaaattctggaATCATGAGTGCTGCCCGCCCATCTAGCTACTATGTCCAAGAATTCTGTTTGTGGGCCGACAACAGCCtgtaaaagaaaattacaataGTCATCATCAGTGTATAGATGTTATGCAATTATAGCTATAGAAACTGATCATGTTTAGTACGCTTACTTGAACATTAATGGAGAAATAAGATTTTCTATTGCGATAAACTTCATGGTGCTGACAACCTGGGGTGTTGACAATTCTTATGTGGGTGCAATCAATGGCTCCATCTATACCTGGTAGCCCTGGCCAACGCCCATGACTTCCCAAGTCCTTAAATAATTGCCTATTTATGCTAGCTTGATCTCctgtaggtattttaatataGGTTTTATGGAGTAATGCTAGCAGTCGTGATACTTTTGTAACGACGTTTGATACTGTAGGCTGAGATAAACTAATGAGATCCCCGCACACAAGCTGAAagtttttgtcattattaataaattgtttaacaCACATAACATTAATGTTATTATGTTTACAATTCAATTGGTCAAAATCATTTACCTGAAAGGATGCTGTAGCGTAATACCTCAAAGTAAGCAAAACGGCAATTTCTGGCGCGACTGGCAGCCCTCTGTTATCACTTTTCACCAAATTATTTCTTATCAACGATACGATATATAGCACTGATTCTTGGTTAAATCGAAACCGTTTTTTAAAGTTTTGCGTAGGTAATTCGAAGGGATTTGTCGCGTCCCTTATATAAACTTTAGGTAATCGATTTTGAAAAGGCCATAAAATATCATCGTAGTAGTCGACTTCATCATAATAATTGATTtcggaaataatattttcaacatCCATAGTTCCCGCGAAAAACTTAGGTACGAGTTCACGATCTTAAGTCCAGGGTCGACTGAACTCAACAATCGTGATCTTGATAACCATCCTAATGTCGATCTTGAAACCCGAGTAACGTTTATTAAACAATACGGTCTCAGGTGATGACAGAGTCCTAGACCGCATCTTaggttttgtttattaatttgtcGGAACATCAAACGGGGTCTTAAGATCTCACACTTACGCTGATATCGGTTTATTAATACGggcctaaaagctccgaaactactgaactgatttgaaaaattcacttTTGGGAAGCCATTAGCGATTTCCCCAGgtgacataagctatatttcCTCTGAGCACGGTAGTAGGTAGTATCACCAGAGTtccgagggaacttcttcccgtacccggataaaataaagcctatgaCTCGCCTTTAAGTTCCCAAcaccgaaatattttttcaaatcggtctggggcccgattctcctaagttaataatgtataataaaagaccaaacgtattcgattgacatttgattggtgtgcgattggtctgctattttggtaattttggtctatacggtagtttgctgtacaatcattttgcaatcgtaaatcatttgcagacaaaatgattcattattgaatgacagaaaaggataaaaaccggccaagtgcgagtcggactcgtgcacgaagggttccgtaaattacagttaaatcaacctatctcaaaaactataagagatactttgatcaaaccaaaaatcgttgaaagagttaattagcatgcatcacctctattttttttagaattttataccccgtagttataaaaatagagggggggggacatactttttacgactttgagagctgatatctcaaaaacagttcactttaagaaaaatgttttttagaaaactttatatcattttaaaagacctttccattgataccccacacgggtatgtacatcgaaaaaaaaaatttcatccctcagttacatgtatggggggccccacccccaattcttttttttactatttagtgtcatatttttgtagcggttcatacaacacatattcccatcaaatttcatcactgtagtacttatagtttccgagtaaatcggctgtgacagacggacagacggacagacggacatgacgaaactataagggttccgtttttgccattttggctacggaaccctaaaaacgtttatttcaaagaaaaaatagcggaatgccacatacgcttcaatcgtaatcgagtcgggattggatctcagtcgaatcgagtcgaacgtgaatcgtatgtcgcttaagtaaaattaggagaatcgggcccctggtagtTGCGGAGCTtaggaaacaaacaaaaaaaattttaatcttcattatatta contains:
- the LOC124644404 gene encoding uncharacterized protein LOC124644404 gives rise to the protein MESKKHVFSPIEKKHFLDVLKKYSNVIENKDTDGATLKHKNDAWIRVTAEYNASPLTTKQATVKQLRRLWVNTKQRQREALTKERQHRLATGGGPSISDAVVDPDVSMVAPALIVGIDNAIDSDLVEESSQSQTPDAVEIEHYVLDDVSQTSVISHEQATEDQIVLPASPIPSTSQVSQPFITTIPPAILPARSNTRTGLKNSVIEQEYKDRSVRATEKHNIEMQILKEQLREAKAKADLAELILKEKQNSTGHTTNN
- the LOC124644405 gene encoding putative nuclease HARBI1 codes for the protein MDVENIISEINYYDEVDYYDDILWPFQNRLPKVYIRDATNPFELPTQNFKKRFRFNQESVLYIVSLIRNNLVKSDNRGLPVAPEIAVLLTLRYYATASFQVNDFDQLNCKHNNINVMCVKQFINNDKNFQLVCGDLISLSQPTVSNVVTKVSRLLALLHKTYIKIPTGDQASINRQLFKDLGSHGRWPGLPGIDGAIDCTHIRIVNTPGCQHHEVYRNRKSYFSINVQAVVGPQTEFLDIVARWAGSTHDSRIFQMSRVYMKYTQGVLNGKLVGDSGYPTLPFMLTPIRPTPEDPPQIRYNRAQIKTRNIVERTFGIWKRRFPCLSKGLGNKLQTVSLIIVACAVLHNLSLILNDNMALGIDSHSDQEDGANETTVMASTSAGFVVRSTIIENYYQ